One Desertifilum tharense IPPAS B-1220 DNA segment encodes these proteins:
- the purN gene encoding phosphoribosylglycinamide formyltransferase has product MSDFIDSTPASLIVPDEFLPALDPESPLKLGVLASGSGTNFEALIQAIAAQQLSAKIQVLIYNNPGAKVAARAQRWSVPTVFLNHRDYTNREEFDAKIVDNLRQFDVDWVIMAGWMRKATPILIDAFPNKVINIHPSLLPSFRGINAIEQALAAGVKITGCTVHLVRLEVDAGPILMQAAVPILPDDTAETLHARVQIQEHRILPRAIALAATQQAGLYPKNY; this is encoded by the coding sequence ATGTCTGACTTTATTGACTCAACTCCAGCGAGCTTAATTGTACCTGATGAGTTCTTGCCTGCGCTCGATCCAGAGTCACCCTTAAAGTTAGGCGTATTAGCCTCTGGAAGTGGGACTAACTTTGAAGCGTTAATTCAAGCGATCGCCGCTCAACAACTGAGCGCTAAGATTCAGGTACTCATTTACAATAACCCCGGTGCCAAGGTTGCGGCTAGAGCGCAACGCTGGTCTGTTCCCACCGTCTTCCTTAATCATCGAGATTACACCAACCGCGAAGAATTTGATGCCAAAATTGTTGATAATCTACGCCAATTCGATGTTGATTGGGTAATTATGGCGGGTTGGATGCGAAAAGCCACCCCCATTTTAATCGATGCTTTCCCTAACAAAGTCATCAATATTCATCCTAGCTTGCTGCCCAGTTTCCGGGGAATAAATGCTATTGAACAAGCATTAGCAGCCGGGGTCAAAATTACAGGTTGCACCGTTCATCTGGTACGTTTAGAAGTAGATGCCGGGCCAATCTTAATGCAAGCAGCGGTGCCTATTTTACCGGATGATACGGCCGAAACGCTCCATGCTAGAGTGCAAATTCAAGAACACCGAATTTTGCCCAGAGCGATCGCCCTAGCGGCTACCCAACAAGCCGGATTGTATCCCAAAAACTACTAA